One part of the Marispirochaeta sp. genome encodes these proteins:
- the mfd gene encoding transcription-repair coupling factor, which yields MVTLFLESTLAKLKSYKPYSEFLKRCGRGELPLEIYGPKGSFLAVVLASLIRQRSRAILCIAPSEKEAENLFRDCLSFGVSAVHFPWWQAAPYSEQPGHSNVAARRISILKNMLSGEKGVICVSVRGLVGSVPPREIIAENLLTLRKGETFDPQKIEKTLELWGYLRVPRVSSPGEFALRGEVLDVGIPGGDGEALRVVFEFNEIEEIRTFDAVTQSSYGSVNEFVLFPATEFLWDEDGINRVAEYMSSRRYPGSADEEFLEHLRVSRSCAYEEVFYPLGFDSPASIMDYMPPDGLSLFISDKRLENAAEGVKKEFEELYRRTVREKKLSFPSPDRILVSYEHLVESCRSRIMIQSLKDQNKASAVPEIVCQDPRSFFGNIRYLKEELDQYAQSGYQVSIFAETDTQAERISQLLKDYDVQLYSAHLSQGFVLPDIEMILIQENEIFGRRKRVPASVKKARSRAIDTFVELSPGDYVVHINYGIGRFKGIERIRAAGTERDYIQLEYAGEETVFIPIEQVNLVQRYIGQEGRPPALDSLGGKSWEKRKNRVKKSVEDLADMLIDLYAKRQNAQGFSFGEDTDWQVEFEAAFPYEETADQLTCIADVKEDMESTRPMDRLICGDVGYGKTEVAMRAAFKAVMAGKQVAILAPTTILTEQHFESFSERFDQYPVTIRMISRFVSTKKQTQTLKQLYEGEVDILIGTHRILQKDVVFKNLGLIIVDEEQRFGVKDKERLKQLKHTVDALALSATPIPRTLHMSLLKIRDMSLLTTPPHNRQSVDTFIRGFDEELIVGAIRRELERGGQVFYLHNRVETLRETRLFLEGLVPEALVETAHGQMSSAELEEVMHRFIHGAFQVLVATTIIENGIDISNVNTIVIDRADIYGISQLYQLRGRVGRSDRKAYAYLLYPADKALSEIAMKRLQILSDYSDLGAGFKIAMKDMEVRGAGNLLGRQQSGEIASVGFDMYLRLLDEAVAERSEKGEESREEIFLELDYSGYIPDNYILEAVEKMEVYKKIAAINSDDELEKVHAELHDRFGPLPEAAASLLSLAEVRIVCRKLKVRSLRERGGKVRVEFGKVSLISVDKVLNLMQTSGGKIKPDPKNPNVLLLETGSIGLKEKSEFIRERLSALL from the coding sequence ATGGTAACATTATTCTTAGAAAGTACCCTGGCGAAATTAAAATCCTATAAACCGTATAGCGAATTCCTGAAGCGCTGCGGACGGGGTGAGCTTCCCTTAGAGATATACGGGCCGAAGGGTTCTTTCCTGGCTGTAGTTCTGGCTTCACTTATACGGCAACGATCCAGAGCTATTTTATGTATAGCGCCTTCGGAAAAAGAAGCAGAAAACCTCTTCAGGGATTGTCTCTCTTTCGGCGTTTCTGCTGTACATTTTCCATGGTGGCAGGCTGCTCCTTATAGTGAGCAGCCTGGCCATTCTAACGTTGCCGCCAGACGGATATCGATCCTTAAGAATATGCTGAGCGGTGAGAAGGGGGTAATCTGCGTCTCAGTCAGGGGACTGGTAGGATCCGTACCTCCCAGGGAAATCATTGCAGAGAATCTGCTGACCCTCAGGAAGGGAGAAACCTTCGACCCCCAGAAAATAGAAAAGACCCTGGAGTTATGGGGATATTTACGGGTTCCCAGGGTCTCGTCTCCCGGTGAGTTTGCCCTGAGAGGTGAGGTCCTGGATGTCGGCATACCAGGAGGAGACGGCGAGGCTCTCAGGGTTGTCTTTGAATTCAACGAAATTGAAGAGATCAGGACTTTCGATGCCGTAACCCAGAGTTCTTACGGCAGCGTAAATGAGTTTGTGCTTTTTCCGGCCACTGAATTCCTGTGGGACGAAGATGGCATAAACCGTGTTGCGGAATACATGAGTTCGCGTCGTTATCCCGGGAGCGCTGATGAGGAGTTCCTTGAACATCTGCGTGTCAGCCGCAGCTGTGCCTATGAGGAGGTGTTTTATCCCCTTGGATTTGACTCTCCGGCAAGTATCATGGATTACATGCCTCCGGACGGTCTTTCTCTGTTTATCTCTGACAAACGTCTTGAAAACGCCGCAGAAGGGGTAAAAAAGGAATTTGAGGAGCTTTACCGTAGAACCGTGCGGGAGAAAAAGCTGTCTTTTCCTTCGCCGGACAGGATTCTTGTCTCCTATGAACATCTGGTGGAAAGCTGCCGCAGTAGAATAATGATTCAGTCCCTGAAGGACCAGAATAAGGCTTCTGCGGTGCCGGAAATAGTGTGCCAGGATCCACGTTCTTTCTTTGGAAATATCCGGTATCTGAAGGAGGAACTCGACCAGTACGCACAATCCGGGTACCAGGTGTCCATATTTGCAGAAACCGACACCCAGGCAGAGAGAATCTCCCAGCTTTTAAAAGACTACGATGTCCAGCTCTATTCTGCTCACCTCAGCCAGGGGTTTGTACTGCCGGATATCGAAATGATCCTGATTCAGGAGAATGAAATATTCGGCCGCCGCAAACGGGTCCCCGCTTCGGTAAAAAAAGCCCGCAGCCGGGCCATCGATACCTTTGTTGAGCTCTCTCCCGGAGATTATGTGGTTCATATCAACTACGGTATCGGCCGGTTCAAAGGAATCGAGCGTATCCGGGCGGCCGGGACAGAACGTGATTATATTCAGCTTGAATATGCCGGAGAAGAGACGGTCTTTATTCCCATCGAACAGGTAAACCTTGTTCAGCGCTATATCGGTCAGGAGGGACGTCCCCCGGCCCTGGATTCTCTCGGCGGAAAATCCTGGGAAAAACGAAAAAACAGGGTCAAAAAATCCGTTGAGGACCTGGCGGATATGCTCATCGACTTGTATGCGAAGCGTCAGAATGCCCAGGGATTTTCTTTCGGGGAGGACACCGACTGGCAGGTTGAGTTCGAGGCTGCCTTTCCGTATGAAGAGACCGCTGACCAGCTGACATGTATCGCTGATGTCAAAGAGGATATGGAGAGCACCCGGCCTATGGACCGCCTGATCTGCGGAGATGTGGGATATGGCAAGACGGAAGTGGCTATGCGGGCGGCCTTTAAAGCTGTTATGGCAGGCAAGCAGGTAGCAATTCTTGCTCCTACAACCATTCTTACGGAGCAGCATTTTGAATCTTTTTCCGAGCGCTTTGATCAGTATCCAGTGACCATTAGGATGATTTCCCGTTTTGTCTCCACCAAGAAACAGACGCAGACGCTTAAACAGCTTTATGAAGGAGAGGTAGATATACTAATCGGTACTCACCGTATTCTGCAAAAGGATGTTGTTTTCAAGAACCTCGGGCTTATTATCGTGGACGAAGAGCAGCGCTTCGGTGTCAAAGACAAGGAGCGTCTAAAGCAGTTGAAGCACACCGTTGATGCCTTGGCTCTTTCTGCTACACCGATTCCGCGTACTTTGCACATGAGTCTTTTGAAGATCCGGGACATGTCGTTGCTGACCACTCCGCCGCATAACCGTCAGTCAGTGGATACCTTTATTCGGGGGTTTGACGAAGAGCTGATCGTTGGTGCAATACGCCGGGAACTTGAGCGGGGCGGGCAGGTGTTTTATCTGCACAATCGTGTCGAGACCCTGCGGGAAACACGCCTCTTTTTGGAAGGCCTGGTGCCGGAGGCCCTGGTAGAGACCGCCCACGGGCAGATGAGCTCTGCCGAACTTGAAGAGGTAATGCACCGTTTTATTCACGGAGCCTTTCAAGTCCTGGTTGCTACCACCATAATCGAGAACGGGATTGATATTTCGAATGTTAATACCATAGTTATTGATAGAGCCGATATTTACGGTATTTCACAACTGTATCAGCTTCGGGGTCGGGTTGGCAGGTCCGACCGCAAAGCCTATGCTTATCTGCTTTATCCGGCTGATAAGGCTTTGAGTGAGATCGCCATGAAGCGGCTGCAGATTCTTTCCGACTATTCCGATCTGGGGGCGGGTTTTAAAATAGCCATGAAGGACATGGAGGTCCGCGGCGCCGGCAATTTGCTTGGCAGACAACAGAGCGGCGAGATTGCATCGGTCGGTTTTGATATGTACCTGCGTCTTCTCGATGAAGCAGTGGCGGAACGCAGCGAAAAGGGAGAGGAAAGCAGAGAAGAGATCTTCCTCGAACTCGATTATTCCGGCTATATTCCCGACAACTATATCCTCGAAGCTGTTGAAAAGATGGAGGTCTATAAGAAGATTGCTGCTATCAATTCGGATGATGAGCTGGAAAAGGTACATGCAGAACTTCATGACCGGTTTGGTCCCTTACCGGAAGCCGCGGCCAGTTTGCTTTCCCTCGCTGAGGTCAGAATTGTCTGCCGCAAACTCAAGGTGCGCTCTTTGAGGGAACGGGGCGGCAAGGTCCGGGTGGAGTTTGGAAAGGTTTCGCTCATCTCCGTAGACAAGGTTCTGAATCTGATGCAGACCTCGGGAGGCAAGATCAAACCGGATCCGAAAAACCCGAATGTCCTTTTGCTGGAGACAGGCTCGATTGGACTCAAGGAAAAATCAGAATTTATTCGAGAACGCCTATCGGCTCTTTTGTAA